The genomic region ATTATTCTTCCCGAAACAATATTTTAGCTTTATATAAATAATACATGATTTATTAAAGATGATTAGTAATGGGTGAGGATATATGAATTCACGTCATTGGCTCATGGTCGTGCTTGATACATTGCTTATAGCTGTTGGTCTAGGAACTCTTACTATGATGAGTGTTGCTAAGCCCGAGATCATGTCTTTTTTCGGTGTTGATGAGAAACTATATGATCTACAATACATATCATATGCAGCCGGGCTCTTCGTAGCTTTTTTCCTCGGCCATACAAGACTGTATGAGGGGGGCTTTAAGAAGGATGTATTATTAGCTGTGAGCTTTGCCGCAATCCCACAGTTCCTGATCCCATTGATCAGATGGTGGAGCGTTGTTGTTATTCTAAGATTCATACAAGGATTCATTCTCAGCCTCATACCATTATTCAGCGTGCAAGTGGGTAAGTATTTTCTGGCTGAGAGACCCTTTGCTAAAGGAATAATATTATCAGGCATTTTCTGGGGAGGATTTCTAGGAGCATTTACTGCTGGATCCCTTATGCAACTAGTTGATTGGAGAACAACATTTATTTTAACAGCTGTTCTAATGTATGTGATGCTTATAATATGGTGGATTCCAGCAGAGGACTTCACATTAATACGTGAAAGCAGAGGAGAGAAAAGAACAAATAATGTTTGGAAAATAAAGTTTACATGGATTATGGGGTTCACGTTCTTTCCGGCTATATGGGTTATATTCACAATAGCGGGGTTCTCAGCATCTCTGGGATATAGTATTGGTTGGTCGAAGAGCCAAGTATCCATGATCAGTAGTCACCTCAACATTGCTTTAGCTATATGGTCAATAGTGTTCGGCTACATAGGATATCAGTTGTCAAAGAAAAACACTAGTCCACGAGGACTATTTAGGGCAATAATAATAGTTATGCTTATATCTTACACTTTGTCATTCATAGGCTTGCTCCTATACAGCTACGCCATGCTCACTGGAAACTATGTATTAGCACTAATAACAGTCTGGATTGTTGGAACAATACAGGGTACAGGCCCAGCATTCTGGACAACAGCACCAGCGACTTATCCGAAGGAAATATTTCCCAAAGCATCTTTCGCACTAGGCGTAATATCCAATGCACCAAACCTCATAGCTCCAACAATAACAGAGCTTCTAGCTCAGATATCAAATATTCTAGCATTAAGCGAGTTAACAGCTATGCCAGTTATAGGAATAATAATACTAGTAATAACACTACATACTACGCTACCAATAGAAGAATTGAGAAAACAACTTCTACATCAACAAACCAATAAACAAGATTGATAAGAAAAACAAAAACACTACTAGATCCTCTACAAGACTGAAAAATGTATTGATAAGGTTTTCATGGTTTTTAGGCGATAATCCTTGGATCCGGTTAGAATAGCTAGAGAGTTGGTTAGGACTAGGAGTTTGTCTGGTATGGAGAGAGATATTGCTTATTTAATAAAGGATCTTTTGAGTAGTAGTGGTGTTGATAACGTATTTATTGATAAGTATGGAAATATTATTGGGTATTTGAGAGGTGAAGGTAGGGGTATTCTCGTTTTTGAGGGTCACATGGATCATGTTCCTGAAGGAGATGCTAGGTATTGGAGCTATGATCCTTATGAGGCTGTAATTGTTGATGATAAATTATTTGGGCGTGGAAGTGTTGATATGAAATCTGCTATTGCAGCAATGATTTCTTCAATAAATAATATTAGGGGAAAAGATCTCCCAGACATATACTATGTCTTTGTACCTTTCGAAGAAATATCTGAGGGAACATTGTTTAGGTTAGCATTAGAGGATACATTAAAGATTAGACCAGACCTAGTAGTTCTTGGTGAAGCAACTAAGCTGAATGTTCATAGAGGTCATAGGGGTAGGAGTGTTTGGAGAATAGTTTTAAAGGGTAGATCCTCGCATGCAGCAATGCCTGATGAAGCTGTGAACCCTATACATGCGCTATCATCGTTCATTATTGAGCTAGGTAAGAAACAATTACCTAGACATGAAGTACTGGGTAAAAGCACTCTTACTCCAACAATAATAGATTGCAACCCTAAATCAACACCATTAATACCTGATACATGTGAGGTATACATAGATTATAGAATGATTATCGGGGAAAAAGAGGAATTGATCAAGAAGAACATTGTAGATGTATTGGAGAAGCTGAGAAACAATAAGCTACTAATCGACTACATTGTTAACATAAATAAGGGTGTTGCCAAGATGTGGACAGGAGTTTCGATAACGTATAGAGATTATTATCCCGCATGGCTCAACAATGATGAGAAAACATTAATGAGTACATTGAGAATTATTAGAAAACATAATCCCAAAGCATCTATTAGTATTTGGAGATTCAGCACCGATGGAGTCTACTCAGCTGGACAAGCAGGCATCAACACCATAGGCATTGGTCCAGGAGATGAAATACTAGCACATAAACCAAATGAGCATGTTTCTATAAAGGAAATTATACAAGCATCAAAGATCTATAGCGACATAGTTTTAGAGTTTAGAAGTATAGTCCGATGAATATTCCTGTTGAAGTTATTATTGTTCCTAGGTATGTTTTTGGTGATGGTTTTTCTCCTGCTATGTATTTGGCTAGTATTCTTCCTAGGACTGGTGTTAGGCTTGTGGCTAGTACTGTTGCTGAGACTCCTATTGTGTTGATTGCTGTTAGGAAAAGCGTCATTCCGATGCCGAATCCTATTCCTCCGGTGATAAATGCTGTTATTTGAACTTCTTTGTCGAGAAATACTTTTTTTACAGAATTATATGTTATTGGGAGGAGTGATATTGTTGTAGATAAGTTTCTTAGTAGAGCAATTGTTACTGGATCACCATAGTTTAATGCGAGCTTGCTGAGAGTAGCACCCATACCCCAAGATAACGCTGCTCCAAGAGCTGCTAGGAAACCTATGATTTTTATATCGTTTCTCTGCCCACTATATACGAGGTAGACTCCTATAATGGCAATAAATGATCCTAGAATCAACTGTATCCTTAATTGTTCACCATATAGTAAATAAGAGTAGAGCTGTGCAAAGAAAATGTAAGTATAAGATATTGATACAGCGTTTCCCCCACCAATATGTTTAATGCTGTGAATATATAGTGTATCGCCTAGTAAGGGACCGAAGAAAGCACTTATATAAACTATGAGAATTCCTTCAGGAACAAACCATCTATCATTAATTGTTAGGAGAAAAATAAAGAATAAAACAAATACTGCATGAAGACTCCTCAACATATTCAATGTTATAGCATCTACTCCCTTACCATATCTACTTATCAATCCTGGAGATAAGCTCCATATAGAACTAGCTGTTAAAGCAGATAAAACACCAATTACTTCCATCTGCATAACCATCACATCAACAT from Staphylothermus marinus F1 harbors:
- a CDS encoding DMT family transporter, with translation MQMEVIGVLSALTASSIWSLSPGLISRYGKGVDAITLNMLRSLHAVFVLFFIFLLTINDRWFVPEGILIVYISAFFGPLLGDTLYIHSIKHIGGGNAVSISYTYIFFAQLYSYLLYGEQLRIQLILGSFIAIIGVYLVYSGQRNDIKIIGFLAALGAALSWGMGATLSKLALNYGDPVTIALLRNLSTTISLLPITYNSVKKVFLDKEVQITAFITGGIGFGIGMTLFLTAINTIGVSATVLATSLTPVLGRILAKYIAGEKPSPKTYLGTIITSTGIFIGLYF
- a CDS encoding MFS transporter — encoded protein: MNSRHWLMVVLDTLLIAVGLGTLTMMSVAKPEIMSFFGVDEKLYDLQYISYAAGLFVAFFLGHTRLYEGGFKKDVLLAVSFAAIPQFLIPLIRWWSVVVILRFIQGFILSLIPLFSVQVGKYFLAERPFAKGIILSGIFWGGFLGAFTAGSLMQLVDWRTTFILTAVLMYVMLIIWWIPAEDFTLIRESRGEKRTNNVWKIKFTWIMGFTFFPAIWVIFTIAGFSASLGYSIGWSKSQVSMISSHLNIALAIWSIVFGYIGYQLSKKNTSPRGLFRAIIIVMLISYTLSFIGLLLYSYAMLTGNYVLALITVWIVGTIQGTGPAFWTTAPATYPKEIFPKASFALGVISNAPNLIAPTITELLAQISNILALSELTAMPVIGIIILVITLHTTLPIEELRKQLLHQQTNKQD
- a CDS encoding M20/M25/M40 family metallo-hydrolase; this translates as MDPVRIARELVRTRSLSGMERDIAYLIKDLLSSSGVDNVFIDKYGNIIGYLRGEGRGILVFEGHMDHVPEGDARYWSYDPYEAVIVDDKLFGRGSVDMKSAIAAMISSINNIRGKDLPDIYYVFVPFEEISEGTLFRLALEDTLKIRPDLVVLGEATKLNVHRGHRGRSVWRIVLKGRSSHAAMPDEAVNPIHALSSFIIELGKKQLPRHEVLGKSTLTPTIIDCNPKSTPLIPDTCEVYIDYRMIIGEKEELIKKNIVDVLEKLRNNKLLIDYIVNINKGVAKMWTGVSITYRDYYPAWLNNDEKTLMSTLRIIRKHNPKASISIWRFSTDGVYSAGQAGINTIGIGPGDEILAHKPNEHVSIKEIIQASKIYSDIVLEFRSIVR